In Chloroflexota bacterium, a single genomic region encodes these proteins:
- a CDS encoding Rrf2 family transcriptional regulator, with translation MLVINRETDYAARIVLFLARRPPGTRTTAQEVARQCHVPRAIVRRVVTRLSNAGFLDSTRGSGGGISLARPPDQISLLDVVEAMEGPPILNLCVRDPQECPLMEQCTVHIAWVQASDLLMDFLRSATFARLAESSLPRP, from the coding sequence GTGCTGGTCATCAATCGGGAGACCGACTACGCTGCACGCATCGTGCTGTTTCTGGCCCGACGGCCGCCAGGCACGCGCACTACCGCGCAGGAGGTCGCGCGGCAGTGCCACGTACCGCGCGCCATCGTGCGGCGGGTGGTTACGCGTCTCAGCAACGCAGGTTTCCTTGACAGCACGCGCGGGAGCGGCGGGGGCATCTCGTTGGCGCGCCCGCCCGACCAGATTTCCCTGCTGGATGTCGTGGAAGCCATGGAGGGGCCGCCGATCCTCAACCTCTGCGTCCGCGACCCCCAGGAATGCCCGCTCATGGAGCAGTGTACGGTCCACATCGCTTGGGTTCAAGCCAGCGACCTGCTGATGGATTTCCTGCGCAGCGCAACATTTGCCAGACTGGCCGAAAGTTCGCTGCCCCGCCCATGA